In a genomic window of Argopecten irradians isolate NY unplaced genomic scaffold, Ai_NY scaffold_0185, whole genome shotgun sequence:
- the LOC138312008 gene encoding uncharacterized protein produces MTNSHNLTVGAYYRPPSDKGKSIEHLEDSINRIGQNNNIITYISGDFNLPHIDWHTNTTTPSTPQPKLHQHLLNIINDKSLTQTTASPTRGEHILDLTLTNRPSIINKQEILPPLGKSDHDIVYTEIDVRLKKIRRPPRDILIYNKANWDNIKTDLEQLNTQLDERSNDNIEGIWHSFKTTLNKSIDKNIPTKHITHKSKLPWITRPIRQLINKSKRLHKQHKSKPEIKHKYKATKSELQKQTRNAYLNYLEKMITDIPIDEPRSSHPNKKHNPKKLFSYIKTTKKENSDITALRKDGHLLTDTTDKANILNQQFQSAFTQEQNTTIPDKGPSPHPIMPDIHITQQGIHKLLNNINPHKATGPDNIHGRILKELKDITAPILTKIFTCSLTTGTLPHDWKHANVNPIYKKRRQIQSRKLQTNITHMHHMQINGTYNHQRHHVTSGKQQHTLRQTTRL; encoded by the coding sequence ATGACAAATTCACATAACCTAACAGTAGGCGCATACTACAGACCACCCTCAGACAAAGGAAAATCAATCGAACACCTCGAAGACTCCATAAATAGAATAGgccaaaacaataacataataacATACATCAGTGGAGACTTCAACCTACCCCATATAGACTGGCACACCAACACCACCACCCCAAGCACACCACAACCTAAGCTACACCAACACCTACTTAACATCATCAATGACAAGTCTCTCACTCAAACGACAGCTTCCCCCACTCGTGGCGAACACATATTAGACCTTACACTAACCAATAGGCCATCCATCATcaacaaacaagaaatattaCCACCACTAGGAAAATCAGACCACGACATTGTTTACACCGAAATTGACGTCCGACTAAAAAAGATCAGAAGACCACCTAGAGACATCCTCATCTACAATAAAGCCAACTGGGACAACATAAAGACTGACCTTGAACAATTAAATACACAACTGGACGAACGATCTAACGACAACATAGAGGGGATCTGGCACTCCTTCAAAACAACACTAAACAAATCCATAGACAAAAACATACCCACCAAGCACATCACACACAAATCCAAACTCCCTTGGATAACCCGCCCCATTCGCCAACTCATAAACAAATCCAAACGCTTACACAAACAGCATAAATCCAAACCAGAaatcaaacataaatataaagcaacaaaatcagaactacaaaaacaaaccagaaaCGCATACCTCAACTACCTAGAAAAAATGATAACAGACATACCAATAGACGAACCTCGATCCTCACACCCTAACAAAAAACACAATCCCAAAAAACTTTTCTCGTACATAAAAACAACTAAGAAAGAGAACTCTGACATCACAGCCCTACGGAAAGACGGACATCTATTGACGGACACAACTGACAAAGCCAACATCTTAAACCAACAATTCCAGTCTGCTTTTACACAAGAACAGAATACAACCATACCTGACAAAGGACCTTCACCACACCCAATTATGCCAGACATCCACATAACACAACAGGGCATACACAAACTACTGAACAATATAAACCCGCATAAAGCAACTGGCCCCGACAACATCCATGGCAGAATATTGAAAGAACTCAAAGACATCACAGCTCCAAtccttacaaaaatatttacatgctcACTCACCACAGGAACACTTCCCCACGACTGGAAACACGCAAATGTCAATCCCATTTACAAAAAAAGGCGACAAATACAATCCCGCAAACTACAGACCAATATCACTCACATGCATCACATGCAAATTAATGGAACATATAATCACCAGCGCCACCATGTCACATCtggaaaacaacaacatactTTACGACAAACAACACGGCTTTAG
- the LOC138312010 gene encoding uncharacterized protein, with amino-acid sequence MASRKGTYAWAQLPGMPPSFMWPVRVEVTVIAEGRGYCKTEVYCRADDAVFLAKKLETFRPRADIWKAKGEKALRKKPETFRIWHDDLLWVEENGAGVFRAYDAILELTRDPRAGLSSPDLIRTSNMRKYMATMVQAMSTDESQKQWIIDHLGHTMDVHTVHYRQTSDVLERIEVAKILLIQDLGLVGQFRGKRLEEIQLDEIMEVQADVDVTPPSTLEH; translated from the exons ATGGCCAGTAGAAAGGGAACATATGCATGGGCCCAGTTACCCGGGATGCCACCATCCTTCATGTGGCCAGTTAGGGTAGAGGTTACTGTTATTgcagagggtagagggtactgCAAAACGGAGGTATACTGCAGGGCAGACGATGCTGT ATTTCTTGCTAAGAAGCTGGAAACCTTTCGGCCTAGAGCCGacatttggaaggccaaagGAGAAA AGGCCCTCCGAAAGAAGCCAGAGACATTCAGAATTTGGCATGATGATTTACTTTGGGTGGAAGAAAATG GTGCTGGTGTCTTCCGAGCGTATGATGCAATACTTGAGCTGACTCGTGATCCACGGGCAGGCTTGTCATCACCAGACCTGATAAGAACGTCtaatatgagaaaatatatGGCCACAATGGTACAG GCCATGAGTACTGACGAATCACAGAAACAGTGGATAATAGACCACTTAGGTCACACCATGGATGTACACACTGTACATTACAGACAAACATCAGATGTGCTTGAGAGAATTGAAGTGGCTAAAATTTTGCTCATTCAAGATCTTGGACTGGTGGGACAATTCCGTGGGAAACGCTTAGAAGAAATACAGTTAGATG AAATTATGGAAGTCCAGGCGGATGTGGATGTAACTCCCCCATCAACATTAGAACATTAG